The Syntrophorhabdaceae bacterium genome includes a region encoding these proteins:
- a CDS encoding Rrf2 family transcriptional regulator, producing the protein MKISTKGRYGLRALIDLSRNGKNGLPVLLCDIAKRQGISDKYLEQIATQLHRAGLVKTVRGRKGGYLLSRPENQIKVSEVIEILEGPICVVDCVLEPDSCSKAALCSARDVWSLLSQKIGEVLSGYTLADLVKLQEEKASKEYPMYYI; encoded by the coding sequence ATGAAAATATCAACCAAAGGCAGATATGGGTTACGGGCGCTTATCGACCTGTCCAGGAATGGCAAAAACGGTCTACCCGTTCTCCTTTGCGATATCGCTAAGCGACAGGGCATATCCGACAAGTATCTTGAACAGATCGCAACACAACTGCACAGGGCAGGCCTTGTAAAGACGGTGCGCGGCAGAAAAGGCGGGTATCTTCTTTCAAGACCGGAAAACCAAATAAAGGTCAGTGAGGTGATCGAAATTCTTGAGGGGCCCATATGTGTTGTCGACTGCGTGCTGGAGCCCGATTCCTGTTCCAAGGCGGCCCTTTGTTCTGCCAGGGACGTTTGGAGTCTCTTAAGCCAAAAGATCGGGGAAGTGCTATCCGGTTACACATTGGCCGATCTGGTGAAACTACAAGAGGAGAAGGCGTCAAAAGAGTACCCCATGTACTATATCTGA
- a CDS encoding cation diffusion facilitator family transporter, producing the protein MEPRTDHETRLIWAIVISFIVCAGEIVGGILSNSLALLSDAGHVFTDIFALALSLIASYISRRPSNYRATYGHQRIGLLAALVNGCALVVISIFIFIEAYKRFSLPPQINTGTMLVVAIAGLAGNALMMWILGEGHGNLNIKSAWLHVVGDTLTSAGVIVAAVVIAFTGWYMVDPVVSILVGLVIIVGSWSVIKEVLWVFLELSPLGFHAEEISRMICAMENVKGVHDVHVWSIGHGIPALSAHVLVNDLRISQTDGVRKAIEEKLEGLGIKHTVLQMECAECQENSLYCQISPAEEDHHHH; encoded by the coding sequence ATGGAACCGAGAACTGATCACGAGACGCGCCTTATCTGGGCTATCGTTATTAGCTTTATTGTCTGTGCCGGAGAAATAGTCGGCGGAATCTTAAGCAACAGCCTCGCCCTTTTGAGCGACGCGGGCCACGTATTTACCGATATATTTGCCCTTGCCTTGAGCTTGATCGCCTCGTACATCAGCCGCAGGCCATCGAACTATCGTGCGACCTACGGCCACCAGCGGATAGGATTGCTTGCCGCTCTGGTAAACGGATGCGCCCTGGTCGTGATTTCTATCTTTATTTTTATCGAGGCGTACAAAAGGTTCTCTCTGCCGCCTCAGATCAACACGGGTACCATGCTGGTCGTTGCGATCGCCGGTCTCGCCGGCAATGCGCTCATGATGTGGATACTGGGAGAGGGCCACGGAAACCTTAATATCAAGAGCGCCTGGCTTCACGTGGTGGGCGATACGCTCACGTCCGCAGGCGTGATCGTTGCGGCGGTGGTCATCGCATTTACCGGATGGTACATGGTTGATCCTGTCGTGAGCATCCTCGTTGGCCTCGTCATCATTGTGGGAAGCTGGTCCGTGATTAAAGAGGTGCTCTGGGTATTTCTCGAACTTAGTCCGCTCGGGTTTCATGCGGAGGAGATTTCGAGGATGATCTGCGCCATGGAAAATGTGAAAGGCGTGCACGATGTACACGTCTGGTCTATCGGACACGGAATACCGGCGCTCTCCGCGCATGTCCTGGTGAATGACCTAAGGATAAGCCAGACGGATGGCGTAAGAAAAGCCATCGAAGAAAAGCTTGAAGGGCTCGGCATAAAGCACACGGTTCTGCAGATGGAGTGCGCAGAATGCCAGGAAAATAGCCTTTATTGTCAGATCTCTCCGGCCGAGGAAGACCACCACCATCATTAG
- a CDS encoding O-acetylhomoserine aminocarboxypropyltransferase/cysteine synthase, with protein sequence MTKKRLETVAIHAGQESPDPATGARAVPIYQTTSYVFNSTEHAANLFALKEFGNIYTRIMNPTTDVFERRMAALEGGTGALAVASGQAAETLALLAITQVGDEIVSANNLYGGTYELFHYTFPKLGRSVTFVDSSKPDEFKKAIRQKTKAIYAETIGNPKLDVPDFETIGKIAHDAGVPLVVDNTVGVGLVNPIQYGADITVISATKFVGGHGTSIGGVIVDSGKFNWGNGRFPEFTEPDPTYHGLKFWDTFGDFPGLGNVAFILKVRVQLLRDLGPALSPFNAFLFLQGLETLPLRQKKHSENALAVAQFLKKHPLVTWVNYPGLDDHPSHALAKKYLQGGYGALVGFGIKGGLESGKRFINSVELLSHLANIGDSKTLVIHPASTTHQQLTRTEQEATGVTEDFIRLSIGLEHVEDIKEDIDQALKQAAG encoded by the coding sequence ATGACAAAGAAGAGACTGGAAACTGTTGCAATTCACGCGGGTCAGGAAAGCCCTGATCCTGCCACAGGCGCCAGGGCCGTACCCATTTATCAGACCACATCGTATGTGTTTAACAGTACCGAACATGCGGCCAATCTTTTCGCACTCAAAGAGTTCGGCAATATCTATACACGCATCATGAACCCCACGACTGATGTTTTCGAGCGACGCATGGCCGCTCTCGAAGGAGGCACGGGTGCTCTGGCTGTGGCCTCGGGTCAGGCCGCTGAAACACTCGCGCTTCTCGCGATCACCCAGGTTGGCGATGAAATTGTATCGGCGAACAACCTCTACGGAGGAACGTATGAGCTCTTCCACTATACGTTCCCCAAACTGGGCCGATCCGTCACATTCGTGGATTCTTCGAAGCCGGATGAGTTCAAAAAGGCGATAAGGCAAAAGACTAAGGCCATATATGCGGAGACCATCGGTAACCCCAAGCTGGACGTGCCCGATTTTGAGACAATCGGGAAGATCGCCCACGATGCGGGCGTCCCACTTGTCGTGGACAATACTGTGGGCGTGGGTCTCGTGAATCCTATTCAGTACGGGGCCGATATAACGGTCATCTCGGCCACAAAATTCGTGGGAGGCCACGGCACATCCATTGGCGGTGTCATTGTGGATTCGGGCAAGTTTAACTGGGGCAACGGCAGATTCCCGGAATTCACCGAGCCCGATCCAACCTATCATGGACTCAAGTTCTGGGATACCTTCGGGGACTTTCCGGGACTCGGCAATGTGGCCTTCATACTCAAGGTGCGGGTACAACTGCTACGAGACTTAGGTCCAGCCTTAAGCCCCTTTAACGCTTTTCTCTTCCTACAGGGACTTGAAACCTTGCCCTTGAGACAGAAGAAACATTCTGAGAACGCACTGGCTGTGGCGCAATTTCTTAAGAAACATCCTCTTGTAACGTGGGTGAATTACCCCGGGCTCGATGATCATCCGAGCCATGCCCTGGCCAAGAAATACTTGCAGGGGGGCTACGGGGCACTCGTCGGTTTCGGTATCAAAGGCGGACTTGAGTCGGGCAAAAGGTTTATCAACTCTGTCGAGCTTCTTTCCCATCTCGCTAACATAGGCGATTCCAAGACCCTCGTGATCCATCCTGCATCGACCACCCACCAGCAGTTGACGAGGACCGAGCAAGAAGCAACGGGCGTGACCGAGGATTTCATCAGGCTCTCCATAGGGCTTGAACATGTTGAGGACATTAAGGAAGATATAGATCAGGCGCTGAAGCAAGCGGCAGGATAG